The Arabidopsis thaliana chromosome 5, partial sequence genomic interval aatacaaatttcaaatttctgaTTTTAGGTATATACAATCTAATTATTCCTCTTCCATGATTCTTTTACAATCTTACCTTCTCTTCCGATTTTAGTTCGAAATGGAATCATTAGTTTCTCTGGCGAATCcaataaaaaaaggatatCATCGGtatgttctcttcttcttggcaAAAACACATTCTCCAATATGTATCGGagattttacttttgtttcttttcaattttaacGAAATATGCATTAGTCTTCGTAGAAGTAGCATACcagtaaaaagatttttatttttaacctTATCACTTCAGCGTGGGCTTTCTCTTATTTGCAGGCCCATAAAGCGAGAGAGtaaaaaagagataaagtCGCTGCGAGCGAATCAAGTTCGGATAAGGTCCAATCACAACACAGCCACGTGCGAATCCCAGGTTATTGAACAGTAAAACAAACGGCTCAAGTGGCTCACTCCAACCGTTCTCGTTAAGGCAAATCaagttctgtttctttttctgacttttgataattttggatatattttcctaattatatatagacgACGCCTGCGCTAGATGAATTTGTTGTGATGCGAACGAAACTAACGATGTACGAAGCAATCAAAGacaatgatgataatgatCATCAATGGcgagagaagaaagacatTGAGTCTGCTCTTCAGATTTCTCgttcttcctctcttcctcCCGACAAGGAACGATTAGTTTCCCTTGATGTCTTTCGCGGTCTTACCGTCGCAGTAAGTTTTTGTTCTAATCACTTTCTAATACGTGATCAACAATGTAATTAGAGTATAATTGTTGTGTTTAACCACAGTTTATGATACTTGTGGATGATGTTGGAGGGATTTTACCATCTATTAATCATTCACCTTGGGATGGTGTCACACTAGCGGATTTTGTCAtgccttttttcttatttattgttGGTGTCTCTCTTGCCTTTGCTTACAAggtaacttctttttttgtttattctatGTTGGAGTCTCATTCTTCAATCCACACTAGCTTGTTGACTCACTACATGTTTGTTTATAGAACTTGTCATGTAGGTTTGTCGCAAcaagaaaagctttgattCGATCTTTGAAACTTCTATTACTTGGTCTTTTTCTCCAAGGTTTGgttctaattttatattcttaacTCCAAAGGTGTTGATGATGTGATATATGAcattcattattgtttttaacttttcagGAGGATTTATTCATGGTCTTAATAACTTAACTTATGGAATAGATGTAGAAAAAATTAGACTCATGGGTATATTACAGGTATACATATCTAGTGTTTtctctagaactagcattaaaaATTATGTGTTCCAACATTCTTATTGTAATAGTAttagtattttcttttgtttgttatgttttcaGAGAATAGCGATAGCATACTTAGTTGTTGCATTGTGCGAGATTTGGTTAAAGGGAAACCATAATGTTAGCTCAGAGTTATCTATGATCAAGAAATATAGATTTCATTGGTAAGTGTCTTAATCTTGAGTTTGTACACATATGATGTTCATGcacttgtttgattttgtccTGGTATTTGACAGGGTGGTTGCTTTTGTTATCACAACTATATATTTGTCCTTGTTATATGGTTTATATGTACCTGACTGGGAGTatcagattttaaaagaagacCAAGGATCAACATTGACAACATTCTTGGTTAGATAATGGTTTCTTCCTTCTACAACAACTTAGTTACATATTCTGTCGCGGTCATAATATCGAAACTGTTTAGAATCTGAAGGTGAAATGTGGGGTACGAGGTCACACTGGACCAGGCTGTAATGCAGTTGGAATGCTTGACCGTATGTTTCTAGGAATCCAGCATTTGTACAGAAAACCTGTATATGCACGAACCAAGGTTCTAGATTTTAACCCAAGTCCTGTTTTTCTCAATCTTTGTTTTATGTCCATTTCATTTGATCTCTTATATATTCTCAGCAATGCAGTATAAATTATCCAAACAATGGGCCATTACCTCCAGACGCTCCTTCTTGGTGTCAAGCGCCTTTTGACCCCGAAGGCCTCTTAAGGTCTCTGCTTCTACTCtccaagaaaaatattaaatagtaAGTTGTGTTTTATCATTGTTCAGAAAATAACTTGCAAGTTTGTTTAATTGTAGTTCGTTGATGGCCACCGTAACATGTCTAGTGGGTCTGCACTATGGCCATATTATCATCCACTTCAAGGTAAACATATCTTTTTATGAAGAAGTTCGGCTGCTCTGCTCAACTCTTAGCTATATGTCTCCTCTATGTAGCATATTAGAGCTGTTGTGTTTTGGTTAGAGAAATGGTAGTAAGGGACAGGTTTATAACGAGCCTTCAATTAGCATAAGACGTACGTTAAGCGTCTCTTGTTAGTCTAGTCCCTATGGTTTTGGTGAATTGGAATAAGAATATCAGTTGtatagcatttttttttatcttatcaGAAACTTACTTGTTGCTATATGTAATTAACTTTTTACAGGATCACAAAAAGCGTTTGAATCAATGGATTTTACgttctttttgtcttctgaTGTTAGGTCTCGCACTGAACCTCTTTGGTATCTTCCTTGACTCTTATAGCTCTCATTTACATCATTTGTTGTCCTAATTCATTGCAAGATCAAAATACCTTAGTAAATCACATGTCATTCGTTTTTTTGGTTGCTTGCAGGAATGCATCTAAATAAACCTCTATACACATTGAGTTACATGTGTGTCACCTCAGGGGCCTCGGGATTTTTGTTATCCGCGATATACCTAATGGTTTGGTTTGCTATTATCTTGAGACTCCTAATGAAAGCATCACTCATGGTTAAAATGTAAATCTATCTCTCACTATCTTCACAGGTCGACGTTTATGGATACAAACGAGCAAGCCTTGTGTTAGAGTGGATGGGAATACATGCCTTACCGATTTACGTTCTCATTGCTTGCAATCTTGTCTTTCTAATCATTCATGGATTCTACTGGAAGAACCCCATTAACAATCTCGTAAGTTTtactttcgtttttttttttaccgttATTAACGTTTTGTGTTGGAGttcaaaaatgttattgttgtttgcAGCTTCATTTAATCGGAATCGGaaagtaaagaagagaagagaagggaGGTGAAGAAATAAGTTTCATCAACCAAAaccttaattgtttttgttagaaataaacaaatgccatcttcatcttcacatCCCATATGGAATCCAATTTATGCTATACTTTTGTAAACATACGGTATATcgtagaaaaattaaaacttcaTGGCTATATAAGCAAAGCCTTTTGTCGAAAATACACATGTTGGCAAGTTGTGGGAGCCACCAACATAAGCATATTATATTCAAACAAATGTTCAATCGCACATGTGATGGTTTAGCGATTTAGCTACCGCACAACTGAATCAAAAGACTTGTTAAATTGCTCTCTTAGTCTTATCATACCTTCATCTCATATCCATTATAATCATCTTTAGcaatactattttatttttaactacgAAAAATAAACCTTGTTACGCCGTTATTAACAGTGATCATTTTTTTCGTTAAAGAAATTTAACAttcaaaaaagataaagaatgATCACCAATAAGCGTCATGATCTTCCGTATGGTGATGATAAACATCGTTTGCAGTTTTGTTGTATAGTACAACGTATATGTAGCCGTAACGTGTGAATAGTGTATGGTTAGGGTCATTTTATTTGTGAACTACCACAATTTTGATAGCAGTGGAGATAAGTCAAAGGTTCGtcttctaattaattaacagCGATTATTAGACTAtctaacttttcttcttttcttattttgataATAACTATATATCTTCTTTAGCCACCTTACTTTCTCATCGGGTTCTATTTAAATAGggacaaagaaaacaaaccatCGATTTGTACTATGTGCTCAATTATATCATATGTTTTGTCTCCATCTATGTATCTATTTCTCTTTTCCATTTGGTAAATTATTTAAGACCCTTAAACTGACTTTTCTCGTGGGCGGCGTCGAAGTTTTGGTTAACAGACAAAACATCTGTTCATGATGCCTGCATAACTCTATGTTTTTATACTACTCATTTGCCCTCTATTTCATGCTACTCTTAAAAATagctaaataaaaatacttcaatattagaaaaaaaatcttcttgatGTCAAAAATACACTTTAGATATCCCCTCTAGTTCTTGTGATGctaatatattacaaaattgtttatatatatagaaatattacCTCTAGCAATACAAAAATCTTGTTATATCAATTAAATATAACACTATCCGACTAGTGTTTACTAAAATAacacataatttttaattatgatctttgaattttagtttatgtattacgctttataattttgttatcaaaaactataaaagCTCAAAAGTGAGCATCTATACCCTAATTCCGTTTTTATGCATACACTtaggtttatttttattacgaGAATCTGtgtttagtatatataaaatagagtTTATGAATGACTAAGTTAAATACTTCAATACTAATTAAAGTAAGTCGTATTGATGCAGACAATATAAACTTTAGATATCTCCGCTAGTTTGTATAATGCTAATAGATTCAAATTGTCTTTATGTAGAGGAATTACCtcaaataacataaaattttcattttattaattaaatctcATTTTGTCATTTCAAAAGTCATTTTAATTACTGTGTTATTTGTCTAAAGTATACtccaaacaagaaaccaaagtagAAGGTCAGTGCCCAAGAGACAAATAAACTTAAGCATGTCCACTCTTTTTAGCGATCGGATCGCTTATCTGTTCTTATCCATTATGGAACATGAACGATGTTCCTTTAAGACTACCACATTCAAACGAAAAATAAGTCATCGATGATAGACTGGATAGTTATAGTTTGATGATCTAGCTAATTGACTTTCATATTTACATAAAACAGAAAtgtgtttttatcaaaaaagaaaaaagaaaaaacagaaaatgaacAATACATCTCACATGGAGTTTGTACAAGAAtccataataattttttgttcgGTACAGTAGGTTAGATATACATTTGAATACAGTTTACAAGCCAAATGTTAGAAGcaacatatttatatagtatCATCAATATACGATCCAAAATGAATTATAGATTGACTTATGGAAAAGTTAGATACTATATGCATGATTGCCAAATACAttgaaaaataacaatttaagttcttcaaacaaaagtttataaatgACTCGGTGTTTGACATAACTCGgggttgtttttctttgttaattcaCACACGGGGTTGGTGTATAAATGACTTCGGTGTTTGAAATGTATGACAcggtataaataaaaaaggtaaggaagaaatgaagaatagaagaagaacaaaaaaaaaaggaaattaaaaaaaagtcaaaataaatGGTCAGTAAAGGATTTTGACCAGACCGGAGCGGTCCATCCATAGTTTCCCACTACCTTCCCTGATTTAGCACAGAAGAATGGCAATTTGCATGCCATTTATTTCATCTATTCCTCCTTCActctataaatatattttaaacaaaatcaatttcttccatacacaaaaatcaaacacctTTTGAGAGCGgttattttttctctatcaACTAATACAGTAACCTTACGGGTGTTTATTTGTATAGATCTCTGTGGTTTTCTTGGCCAAATCTAGTGagatctttttggtttctcgAATTCGATGAAAATGAGACGAGGCAATTCAAGTAACGACCATGAACTTGGGATTCTACGAGGAGCTAACTCGGACACCAACTCGGACACGGAGAGCATCGCTAGCGACCGTGGTGCCTTTAGCGGTCCGCTTGGCCGGCCTAAACGTGCGTCCAAGAAAAACGCAAGATTCGCCGACGATCTTCCCAAGAGAAGCAATAGTGTTGCTGGCGGCCGTGGTGATGACGATGAGTACGTGGAGATCACGCTAGACATCAGGGACGACTCGGTGGCCGTCCATAGTGTCCAACAAGCAGCTGGAGGTGGAGGCCACCTGGAGGACCCGGAGCTAGCCCTTCTTACGAAGAAGACTCTCGAGAGCAGCCTCAACAACACCACCTCCTTATCTTTCTTCCGAAGCACCTCCTCACGCATCAAGAACGCCTCCCGCGAGCTCCGCCGCGTGTTCTCTAGACGTCCCTCCCCGGCCGTGCGGCGGTTTGACCGCACGAGCTCCGCGGCCATCCACGCACTCAAAGGTCTCAAGTTCATTGCCACCAAGACGGCCGCATGGCCGGCCGTCGACCAACGTTTCGATAAACTCTCCGCTGATTCCAACGGCCTCTTACTCTCTGCCAAGTTTTGGGAATGCTTAGGTAAGTAAATCACTTCTTACTAAGCAATTCTATTAGTACTATATGTTTCCATTTTTGTGTTAgtctcatttttgttttgttttttactctaGGAATGAATAAGGAATCTAAAGACTTCGCTGACCAGCTCTTTAGAGCATTAGCTCGCCGGAATAACGTCTCCGGCGATGCAATCACAAAGGAACAGCTTAGGATATTCTGGGAACAGATCTCAGACGAAAGCTTTGATGCCAAACTCCAAGTCTTTTTTGACATGTAAGCTTTTTTTTACATATCTTCACCTAACccacaataaatatataacgCGTAATCACTATTTGTCGTTTAATATTGACTCTTAATGAAAATTAAACGGTCATCAGAATTTAAGGACCAAAAGTAGTAATATTAATCATTTGTGGAGTTTTGGTGGATTTGTAACTAATATATGACATCACTGTTTGGTCAGGGTGGACAAAGATGAAGATGGGCGAGTAACAGAAGAAGAGGTGGCTGAGGTGagaaaacacacacaccactcaataattatctttttcaaatattttattatatttatacattttttttatcttatatttattcatattcctggttgaattttttttctcttattttataCGTTATTCTTGGTTGATTATTTTGACAATTTTGTCCACGCGCAAATCCCCACTGACTTTATCTGCTGACGTTTACTATTAACATCATCAATATATTAACTTCATGTGAACACGACAAAATGGTAATAGATAGATAGAGTAGTAGTCTTTGTTACTTTAGCTTAGGTTATTAATGTTTCAAAtactttagcttttgttttctaatttgttgGTAATTTATTGCAGATTATTAGTCTTAGTGCTTCTGCAAACAAGCTCTCAAATATTCAAAAGCAAGCCAAAGAATATGCGGCACTGATAATGGAAGAGTTGGACCCAGACAATGCTGGGTTTATTATGGTACGTGTGGTCCACTTTCACCCACTCAATCACACTAATGGTATTATGTACGTCGTAAATTTAACCACTCTTAAAATACTAGAAAAAACGTGGAAAAACATAACGTTCTAGAAGTCTTTAGTGGTCAAAATTGGGTCACCATgatgttttttaatttccaaCTTATTGGGCCATCTTGAACTTTTTACCAAACCAATCAACAAAATCTCGACAATGGGTGGTTAGTGGTTACGATATGAAGAAATGAccaataaaattgtaaaatatatgaactAACACTATAATCCAAGCTTAGAAAGTCTTAGGCGGCTTCCGATagtatattgttttttaattattggagAAACCTATGAAaagtgtttttaagaaaaacagttTGGAACATTAATGTTTTATTGTAACgttttagttaattatatgATATGGACATTGGTGAAACAGATCGAAAACTTGGAAATGTTGCTATTACAAGCACCAAACCAGTCGGTGCGGATGGGAGACAGCAGGATACTTAGTCAGATGTTAAGTCAGAAGCTTAGACCGGCAAAAGAGAGCAACCCTTTAGTGAGATGGTCggagaaaatcaaatatttcataCTTGACAATTGGCAGAGACTATGGATAATGATGTTATGGCTTGGCATCTGTGGTGGCCTCTTTACTTATAAATTCATTCAGTACAAGAACAAAGCTGCCTATGGTGTCATGGGTTATTGCGTTTGTGTCGCCAAAGGAGGCGCCGAGACTCTCAAATTCAACATGGCTCTCATATTGTTGCCTGTTTGTCGAAACACCATCACTTGGCTTAGGAACAAGACTAAGCTTGGTACTGTCGTTCCTTTTGATGATAGTCTTAACTTCCACAAGGTTATTGCAAGCGGGATAGTCGTCGGTGTTTTACTCCATGCGGGTGCCCATTTAACGTGTGATTTTCCACGTTTAATTGCCGCGGATGAGGACACCTATGAGCCGATGGAAAAATACTTTGGGGATCAACCGACTAGCTACTGGTGGTTTGTGAAAGGAGTGGAAGGATGGACTGGCATTGTGATGGTTGTGCTAATGGCTATAGCCTTTACACTCGCGACGCCTTGGTTCCGACGTAACAAGCTTAACTTACCTAACTTCCTCAAGAAGCTTACCGGTTTCAACGCCTTTTGGTACACCCACCATTTGTTCATCATTGTTTATGCTCTTCTCATTGTCCATGGTATCAAGCTCTACCTCACAAAGATTTGGTATCAGAAAACGGTACTCTCTTCAAACCTCATTTTAtctgttttaatttcttattttctttcctttttccgGTTAATAACATTTATTACCTGTTTGTATGATTCTTGTAGACATGGATGTATCTTGCTGTACCCATCCTTCTATATGCATCGGAGAGGCTGCTCCGTGCTTTCAGATCAAGCATCAAACCGGTTAAGATGATCAAGGTCagatatatttctatttatctcTTGAAAACCTTATGTTTCAAGAAATATTTCAACTAATACTTTTAAACCATCTTATTTTATAgttctttttgataaaagtttgaaaattgcCTTTGAacttaatctatatatatgtaacaacAGGTGGCTGTTTACCCCGGGAACGTGTTGTCTCTACACATGACGAAGCCACAAGGATTCAAATACAAAAGTGGACAGTTCATGTTGGTGAACTGCCGAGCCGTATCTCCATTCGAATGGCATCCTTTCTCAATCACATCAGCTCCCGGAGACGATTACCTGAGCGTACATATCCGCACTCTCGGTGACTGGACACGTAAGCTCAGGACCGTTTTCTCCGAGGTTTGCAAACCTCCTACCGCCGGTAAAAGCGGTCTTCTCCGAGCAGACGGAGGAGATGGAAACCTCCCGTTCCCGAAGGTCCTTATCGACGGTCCATACGGTGCTCCCGCACAAGACTACAAGAAATACGACGTGGTACTCCTCGTAGGTCTCGGCATTGGAGCCACGCCTATGATCAGTATCCTTAAGgacatcatcaacaacatgaAAGGTCCTGACCGCGACAGCGACATTGAGAACAATAACAGTAACAACAATAGTAAAGGGTTTAAGACAAGGAAAGCTTATTTCTACTGGGTGACTAGGGAACAAGGATCATTCGAGTGGTTCAAGGGAATAATGGACGAGATTTCGGAGTTAGACGAGGAAGGAATCATCGAGCTTCACAATTATTGCACGAGTGTGTACGAGGAAGGTGATGCAAGAGTGGCTCTCATTGCCATGCTTCAGTCGTTGCAACACGCTAAGAACGGTGTGGATGTTGTGTCGGGTACACGTGTCAAGTCCCACTTCGCTAAACCTAACTGGAGACAAGTCTACAAGAAGATCGCTGTTCAACATCCCGGCAAAAGAATAGGTAACTAATCTCGACCGTTAATCTCGTTATGTACGTGATGttgtataataattaataaagtgATGAATTTAGACTAAATACTAATATGAATTTTGATTGCAGGAGTCTTCTACTGTGGAATGCCAGGAATGATAAAGGAATTAAAAAATCTAGCTTTGGATTTTTCTCGAAAGACAACTACCAAGTTTGACTTCCACAAAGAGAACTTCTAGATTAATTATATACGttgtagaaaaataaaacaagaaacaactatacaaataaatatttattttaaattcttttcatttttatgtaaaattatctgagttatctttttttgttcttctatatCCCTACCGTTTTGTTGGTTACTTTTTCACTACTTAGTTTAATGCCAAATTAAGTATAAGATAGTAGAAGTTTATATAGTTACAGCTTTGGTGTTGTAAACATGTAATCATGGAGTTATCTGTACTATTATTTTGTACTTATATTCGAATATTAACAACTAAAGATAGTTTTGATATTCAATACCCATTACTCATTTAACATAATGAATAGAGATATCAACATTAGATACGTCTTGATTATTTGCTCACCAATGCATTTGCGTGTTTAACTTGTTTATATGTTATTAATAGTGTTCTTTTAGTTAAAATGACAAATAATTTCTTAACTCAAAAGCATCTTATATCACAACTCTAGCTAGATTAGTTTAGCTTTTCATAAGTCTTCTTGCGTTTACGTCTTTATTTATGGGTTGATACCCTATTCACTACTTTAATTTGCCTTGCACTTGGGATAGTTTAAAAGACTTTAAAATTATGCAGCTAGAATATAATCAAAACTTGATATAagtatcaaaataattaaatacaatTGCTATCGATAATAATCAGAAACAATCGTTATGAATGGTTAAGTTTGTTTCCTTAAAATGGTTACGAATGATTAATTTTGTTCCTTAGGTAAActaaaagttcaaaaacaaatccaaccTACTACAATCTAAGAAAACTGACAAAGTTTATGGTTGATTACAGAATAGGTCGCTTGAGCGTCAAATTAAGATAAAGAAGGAGACTTATGTAGAGCCGGCCCTTGGGCCAACCAGGCGAAGCATAGGTTTGCAGCTgctaataatataatttgagTTTGGCTTTTTTCTAGAAAACTTTCTTTAAGTCTAGTGGTTCAATTATGGTGGGTACATCATCAGTTCATGGGTTTGACTTTTGAGACAAGTGAGAccgaatttttttgttttttcaacaaa includes:
- a CDS encoding heparan-alpha-glucosaminide N-acetyltransferase-like protein (DUF1624) (Protein of unknown function (DUF1624); FUNCTIONS IN: molecular_function unknown; INVOLVED IN: biological_process unknown; EXPRESSED IN: 18 plant structures; EXPRESSED DURING: 10 growth stages; CONTAINS InterPro DOMAIN/s: Protein of unknown function DUF1624 (InterPro:IPR012429); BEST Arabidopsis thaliana protein match is: Protein of unknown function (DUF1624) (TAIR:AT5G27730.1); Has 945 Blast hits to 942 proteins in 239 species: Archae - 0; Bacteria - 509; Metazoa - 108; Fungi - 0; Plants - 134; Viruses - 0; Other Eukaryotes - 194 (source: NCBI BLink).); the encoded protein is MYEAIKDNDDNDHQWREKKDIESALQISRSSSLPPDKERLVSLDVFRGLTVAFMILVDDVGGILPSINHSPWDGVTLADFVMPFFLFIVGVSLAFAYKNLSCRFVATRKALIRSLKLLLLGLFLQGGFIHGLNNLTYGIDVEKIRLMGILQRIAIAYLVVALCEIWLKGNHNVSSELSMIKKYRFHWVVAFVITTIYLSLLYGLYVPDWEYQILKEDQGSTLTTFLNLKVKCGVRGHTGPGCNAVGMLDRMFLGIQHLYRKPVYARTKQCSINYPNNGPLPPDAPSWCQAPFDPEGLLSSLMATVTCLVGLHYGHIIIHFKRNGSKGQVYNEPSISIRRSQKAFESMDFTFFLSSDVRSRTEPLWGLGIFVIRDIPNGLVDVYGYKRASLVLEWMGIHALPIYVLIACNLVFLIIHGFYWKNPINNLLHLIGIGK
- a CDS encoding heparan-alpha-glucosaminide N-acetyltransferase-like protein (DUF1624) → MILVDDVGGILPSINHSPWDGVTLADFVMPFFLFIVGVSLAFAYKNLSCRFVATRKALIRSLKLLLLGLFLQGGFIHGLNNLTYGIDVEKIRLMGILQRIAIAYLVVALCEIWLKGNHNVSSELSMIKKYRFHWVVAFVITTIYLSLLYGLYVPDWEYQILKEDQGSTLTTFLNLKVKCGVRGHTGPGCNAVGMLDRMFLGIQHLYRKPVYARTKQCSINYPNNGPLPPDAPSWCQAPFDPEGLLSSLMATVTCLVGLHYGHIIIHFKDHKKRLNQWILRSFCLLMLGLALNLFGMHLNKPLYTLSYMCVTSGASGFLLSAIYLMVDVYGYKRASLVLEWMGIHALPIYVLIACNLVFLIIHGFYWKNPINNLLHLIGIGK
- a CDS encoding heparan-alpha-glucosaminide N-acetyltransferase-like protein (DUF1624) gives rise to the protein MIKKYRFHWVVAFVITTIYLSLLYGLYVPDWEYQILKEDQGSTLTTFLNLKVKCGVRGHTGPGCNAVGMLDRMFLGIQHLYRKPVYARTKQCSINYPNNGPLPPDAPSWCQAPFDPEGLLSSLMATVTCLVGLHYGHIIIHFKDHKKRLNQWILRSFCLLMLGLALNLFGMHLNKPLYTLSYMCVTSGASGFLLSAIYLMVDVYGYKRASLVLEWMGIHALPIYVLIACNLVFLIIHGFYWKNPINNLLHLIGIGK
- a CDS encoding heparan-alpha-glucosaminide N-acetyltransferase-like protein (DUF1624) (Protein of unknown function (DUF1624); FUNCTIONS IN: molecular_function unknown; INVOLVED IN: biological_process unknown; LOCATED IN: endomembrane system; EXPRESSED IN: 18 plant structures; EXPRESSED DURING: 10 growth stages; BEST Arabidopsis thaliana protein match is: Protein of unknown function (DUF1624) (TAIR:AT5G27730.1); Has 735 Blast hits to 733 proteins in 216 species: Archae - 0; Bacteria - 383; Metazoa - 101; Fungi - 0; Plants - 131; Viruses - 0; Other Eukaryotes - 120 (source: NCBI BLink).), which encodes MSFAVLPSQFVATRKALIRSLKLLLLGLFLQGGFIHGLNNLTYGIDVEKIRLMGILQRIAIAYLVVALCEIWLKGNHNVSSELSMIKKYRFHWVVAFVITTIYLSLLYGLYVPDWEYQILKEDQGSTLTTFLNLKVKCGVRGHTGPGCNAVGMLDRMFLGIQHLYRKPVYARTKQCSINYPNNGPLPPDAPSWCQAPFDPEGLLSSLMATVTCLVGLHYGHIIIHFKDHKKRLNQWILRSFCLLMLGLALNLFGMHLNKPLYTLSYMCVTSGASGFLLSAIYLMVDVYGYKRASLVLEWMGIHALPIYVLIACNLVFLIIHGFYWKNPINNLLHLIGIGK